One window of the Micromonas commoda chromosome 9, complete sequence genome contains the following:
- a CDS encoding predicted protein encodes MPLMLKRQYDALVAASGGDVAKKPSREPEPARVFSNETRAENADDPDADDASTHVVSARLVGSKRHKEGRARLKHGTALRLRRDRANAHDPNAIAVDVTVGMLPIHAGFVKGAQAAVLAPALDSGALAVVACVVDAPNGVDALPTAEVPVRLTLRRRQSGGDASSSGGDASSSASTALELLTCPYDVPASVGHVPPAALEGAFAAPAPGSAWLTHHDDTPPSVFAALNPVTKAPAEKQWVYVHNEKKSGTAGDHSYVGKWMIMGVPSDDIDAWFVECAKAVEAGEFVAAKAPAGGGDEGDKGDKGVLICYTRDFRDRGDVERAGVALKRRFGCGMTLRYKTDSATYAGMYASHADGGRPGKGKGGKTCCYEMRSGSLRMDVDEATYSRCLALAEKHEDLPAEEVITIDD; translated from the coding sequence ATGCCGCTCATGCTGAAGCGTCAATACGATGCGCTGGtggccgcgagcggcggcgacgtcgcgaagaaaccctcgcgcgagcccgaacccgcgcgcgtcttctCGAACGAGACGCGAGCCGAAAACGCAGACGACCCAGATGCCGACGATGCAAGTACGCACGTCGTATCGGCGCGGCTGGTGGGCAGCAAGAGGCACAAGGAGGGCAGGGCGCGGCTCAAACACGGCACCGCCCTCCGCCTTCGGCGCGACCGGGCCAACGCGCACGACCCaaacgccatcgccgtcgacgtgaCCGTCGGCATGCTCCCCATCCACGCCGGCTTCGTCAAGGGCGCCCAGGCTgcggtcctcgcgcccgcgctggactccggggcgctcgccgtcgtggcgtgcgtcgtggacgcgccgaacggcgtcgacgcgctccccaccgcggaggtgccCGTGCGACTCACcctccgccgacggcaatcgggcggtgacgcgtcgtcatcgggcggtgacgcatCGTCATCCGCGTCAACCGCCCTCGAGCTGTTGACGTGCCCTTACGACGTCCCAGCCTCGGTCGGGCACGTGCCGCCGGCAGCCCTCgagggcgcgttcgcggcaccggcgccgggcaGCGCGTGGCTCACGCACCACGACGACACCCCGCCCTCCGTCTTTGCCGCGTTGAACCCCGTGACaaaggcgcccgcggagaagCAATGGGTCTACGTGCATAACGAAAAAAAAAGTGGCACAGCCGGCGACCACTCGTACGTCGGCAAGTGGATGATCATGGGGGTGCCGtccgacgacatcgacgcgtgGTTCGTCGAGTGCGCCAAGGCTGTGGAGGCTGGCgagttcgtcgccgccaaggcacccgcgggcgggggcgacgagggcgataAGGGCGACAAGGGCGTCTTGATTTGTTACACCCGAGACTTCAGGGACAGGGGGGACGTCGAGAGAGCCGGGGTGGCGTTGAAGCGCAGGTTCGGGTGTGGGATGACGCTCCGGTACAAGACGGACTCCGCGACGTACGCCGGGATGTACGCGTCGCATGCGGACGGGGGCAGGCCGGGCAAGGGCAAGGGTGGGAAAACGTGCTGTTACGAGATGAGAAGCGGGAGCCTGAGGATGGACGTCGATGAGGCGACGTACTCGAGGTGTTTGGCACTGGCGGAGAAGCACGAGGACCTACCGGCAGAGGAGGTGATCACGATCGACGACTGA
- a CDS encoding predicted protein codes for MPSIWRPNVRVTLDEYGEVEDTESGGEEVTKQGTKRKRAPRTKGPCEHGVKYRSNCKVCSACPHGKRRSHCKECGGSGICEHGKRRSLCKECGGGSMCEHGRERSKCKECGGASICEHGRERRRCKECGGSQICEHGRRRSLCKECGGTEICEHSRRRTECKECGGSQICEHGRQRSRCKECGGSGICEHGRIRYTCKECGGGSICEHGRHRQYCKECGGSGICEHGRQRSKCKECRAVKTET; via the coding sequence atGCCGTCGATCTGGCGGCCGAACGTGAGAGTGACCCTTGACGAGTATGGCGAAGTCGAGGACACGGAGAGTGGTGGAGAGGAGGTGACGAAGcaggggacgaagcggaagagagcccctcGCACGAAGGGGccgtgcgagcacggggtgaagtatCGGTCGAActgcaaggtgtgcagcgcttgtccgcacgggaagCGGCGCTCTcattgcaaggagtgcggcgggtctggcatctgcgagcacgggaaGAGGCGCTCtctgtgcaaggagtgcggtgggggctcaatgtgcgagcacggtcgcgAGCGgtctaagtgcaaggagtgcggtggtgcatcaatctgcgagcacggccgtgaGCGCCGcaggtgcaaggagtgcggtgggtctcaaatctgcgagcacggtcgtcggcgctctctgtgcaaggagtgcggtgggactgaaatctgcgagcacagTCGCCGGCGCActgagtgcaaggagtgcggtgggtctcaaatctgcgagcacggtcgtcagcgctctcggtgcaaggagtgcggtgggtctggaatctgcgagcacggtcgtatacgctatacgtgcaaggagtgcggtgggggctcaatctgcgagcacggtcgtcaccgccaatactgcaaggagtgcggcgggtctggcatctgcgagcacggccgtcagcgctctaagtgcaaggaaTGTCGCGCGGTGAAAACTGAAACatga
- a CDS encoding ATP-binding cassette superfamily (White pigment protein homolog (ABCG)), giving the protein MTLQPTKKEKKKLGADAKPKRILDGVSGAAKPGRLLAIMGPSGSGKTSLLNALAAQVPRSKRLTLSGTLRHDDVSVGQDTRRNRKRLNDAVAYVQQQDVFYSQLTVRETLETAAAMRMPTSKYTQSQRSEAVDDVLRAMGIAHVASSKVGDVKTRGISGGEKKRLALACELVGGSPHVVCCDEPTSGLDAFQAQRVVESLKKLASDARRTVVCSIHQPRGSIVAMFDDLCLMANGRCVYQGAWTDAPEWFERLGHPIPTNANPAEFLVDLVSVDTSSDAKQKESEARVEALAAAWEKRGRSADVDADVDADVAEHAAEQKTDESAPAASANRRAGLAAQFFMLLKRSWRQVRRDGATNKIRLSTSMNSALVFGSIFWRMGLTQTSIQDRLGLLQVSAINAAMAALMKTLTAFTSEKVIVNRERASGSYGMLPYLAAKLCAELPVGAFFPLAFGAVVYPMAGLHPRADRFAKFAGLIVLESFTSSAIGLAVSSVAPSTEAAVAMGPAVMVLFIVFGGYYVNADNVPMCFRWINKCSLIKWAFQGLCVNEFAGLEFEKSGKKYGDQSDGGVVLERLGFVGTSAGDAAREQVNVASFCYLLTLYLLEKNAPKFQSMEP; this is encoded by the exons ATGACCCTCCAGCCCACCAAGAAGGAAAAGAagaagctcggcgccgacgccaagcccaagcgcatcctcgacggcgtctcGGGCGCCGCCAAACCCGGCCGACTGCTCGCCATCATGGGCCCGTCGGGGTCGGGAAAGACCAGCCTCCtcaacgccctcgccgcgcaggttcCCAGGTCCAAGCGCCTCACCCTCAGCGGCACCCTCcgccacgacgacgtctccgTGGGGCAGGACACGCGTCGCAACCGCAAGCGTCTGAACGACGCCGTAGCGTACGTTCAGCAGCAGGACGTCTTCTATTCCCAGCTCACTGTTCGAGAGACGCtggaaaccgccgccgcgatgcgaaTGCCGACGTCTAAGTACACCCAATCCCAACGATCCGAagccgtggacgacgtccTGCGCGCCATGGGcatcgcgcacgtcgcgagctcCAAGGTGGGCGACGTCAAGACGAGGGgcatctccggcggcgaAAAGAAGCGTCTCGCGCTGGCGTGCGAACTCGTGGGCG GTTCCCCTCACGTCGTGTGCTGCGACGAGCCCACTTCCGGACTGGACGCGTTCCaggcgcagcgcgtcgtggaGTCCCTCAAGAAactcgcgtcggacgcgcgacgcacggtGGTGTGCTCGATCCACCAGCCGAGGGGCAGCATCGTGGCCATGTTCGACGACTTGTGCCTCATGGCCAACGGGAGGTGCGTGTACCAGGGCGCGTGGACCGACGCGCCCGAATGGTTCGAGCGACTCGGGCATCCCATCCCCACCAACGCCAACCCCGCCGAGTTCCTTGTCGACCTCGTGTCGGTGGACACGAGCTCGGACGCGAAGCAAAAGGAGAGCGAAGCTCGCGTCGAagcgttggcggcggcgtgggagaAACGCGGGAGAAgcgctgacgtggacgctgacgtggacgctGACGTGGCTGAACACGCGGCGGAACAGAAGACTGAcgagtccgcgcccgccgcgagcgccaatCGCCGAGCGGGTCTCGCCGCGCAGTTTTTCATGCTCCTCAAGCGCTCGTGGCGGCaagtccgccgcgacggcgccacgaACAAGATCCGACTCTCCACGTCCATGAACAGCGCTCTGGTGTTTGGATCCATCTTCTGGCGCATGGGGCTGACGCAGACGTCGATCCAGGACCGACTGGGTCTGCTGCAGGTCTCGGCGatcaacgcggcgatggcggcgctgaTGAAGACGCTCACCGCGTTTACGTCTGAGAAGGTTATCGTcaaccgcgagcgcgcaaGCGGATCGTACGGGATGTTGCCGTATCTCGCCGCCAAGCTGTGCGCCGAGTTGCCCGTCGGCGCTTTTTTCCCGTTGGCGTTCGGCGCCGTGGTGTACCCGATGGCGGGCTTGCACCCCCGTGCCGATCGATTCGCCAAGTTTGCCGGTTTGATCGTCCTCGAGTCGTTCACGTCTTCCGCCATCGGCCTCGCGGTGAGCAGCGTGGCGCCGAGCACCgaagccgcggtggcgatgggTCCCGCGGTCATGGTGCTGTTCATCGTCTTCGGCGGGTACTACGTCAACGCGGACAACGTGCCGATGTGTTTCCGATGGATCAACAAGTGCAGTTTGATCAAGTGGGCGTTTCAGGGTTTGTGCGTCAACGAGTTCGCGGGATTGGAGTTTGAAAAGAGCGGGAAAAAATACGGCGATCAgagcgacgggggcgtcgtgctcgagcgcctcggcttcgtcggcaccagcgcgggggacgccgcgcgcgagcaggtGAACGTGGCGTCGTTCTGCTACCTGCTCACGCTCTACCTGCTGGAGAAGAACGCGCCAAAGTTTCAGTCCATGGAGCCGTGA
- a CDS encoding predicted protein: MSTRFGHPGRSTFVARATGFGMLRGALVTALVASSLARGGDAIGADDRARAGGSRPNVDAVVVDAPALKNVLRDVSEEYSGVSSNAASRRLLARSAAPDRDNGSCDVHAPSRFADPAARAPLWGGGAAQPTHPSVVRFMNAQGWRDPQLVVPRPGDAAQTSNDDDDDDDDDDWIAHAHDMLATTQFFVTTSTITERVADDLRRYVFRLASRHDEYASDVGCVGNLANCKERFDMPLRLSHPVVAAMNQYVRTMRPVIERELGPNAELCELSALMTCAGSPDQSVHADGRGLGKNDRLLSSFTVLQDTTSAHGPTEVFFPSELTSAHATSAGKALVAATAGEYGSRFEKIATASPALRRLAKRLRAKFGVTKNGSTRARKGGERMDDAEDPVEQLRDLLVREHVYRSKKTNMLYFRVPWEPEIDNTDGKFDGVHGSKLRGGANKAGGGSKGRRYNIGITASLRQGSTLVYDSRALHRGSANRAGSRILFLMSFQNPGAAVDGPTYTMDPRYQRTETWTADADADADADADAETGVSADVSRPDRSDGPDPDDDWNAEDDDPDEPEGIDGDLAALRAEYGAKGNEVAIAELARRRSKAVTDERKRARRTSAFTRTRGVITLADFPIEPDVDDDDFSWVKSSRADVASFQEGKQESEMAEKVRRAGMDWGEYRRWRKRVHAALEAGHVDAALHAWPGARGTKGTDKGTNEGTNKGSRQGGAERTERWDDDLGFVPTTANDHRQPLLDTDDGPGSYRQQHATYASRLVDV, from the coding sequence ATGTCAACTCGATTTGGCCATCCGGGGCGTTCGACattcgtcgcccgcgcgaccgggTTCGGGATGTTACGCGGCGCGCTGGTcacggcgctcgtcgcgagttccctcgcgcgcggcggcgacgcgatcggcgccgacgatcgcgctcgcgccggagggTCGCGCCcgaacgtcgacgccgtcgtcgtcgatgccccCGCCCTAAAAAACGTCCTCCGAGACGTCTCGGAGGAATATTCCGGGGTATCgtccaacgcggcgtcgcgccggctgCTGGCcagatccgccgcgcccgatcgCGACAACGGATCGTGCGATgtccacgcgccgtcgcggttcgccgacccggccgcgcgcgcgccgctctggggcggcggcgcggcccaACCCACGCATCCGTCGGTCGTCAGATTCATGAACGCGCAGGGCTGGCGGGATCCGCAGCTCGTCGTGCCGagacccggcgacgccgcgcagacctcgaacgacgacgacgacgacgacgacgacgacgactggatcgcgcacgcgcacgacATGCTCGCCACCACCCAGTTCTTCGTCACCACCTCGACGATaaccgaacgcgtcgcggacgacctgCGTCGGTACGTCtttcgcctcgcgtcgcgccacgACGAGTACGCCTCAGACGTAGGCTGCGTCGGTAACCTCGCCAACTGCAAAGAACGCTTCGACATGCCACTGCGTCTGTCCCACCCGGTGGTGGCCGCGATGAACCAGTACGTCCGCACGATGAGGCCCGTGATCGAACGCGAGCTGGGCCCGAACGCGGAGCTCTGCGAGCTATCCGCGCTCATGACCTGCGCCGGGTCTCCGGACCAATCCGTGcacgccgacggccgcggctTGGGCAAAAATGACCGACTCTTGTCCTCGTTCACGGTCCTGCAGGACACCACGTCGGCGCACGGACCGACCGAGGTGTTCTTCCCGTCCGAACTGAcgtcggcgcacgcgacgagcgcggggaaggCGCTGGTCGCAGCGACGGCTGGCGAGTACGGGTCTCGGTTTGAAAAGAttgcgacggcgtcgccggcgttgCGGCGACTGGCGAAGCGGCTGCGTGCGAAGTTTGGCGTTACTAAAAACGgttcgacgagggcgcgaaaAGGCGGCGAAAggatggacgacgcggaggacccgGTGGAGCAGTTGCGGGACTTACTGGTTCGCGAGCACGTGTACAGGAGCAAGAAGACGAACATGCTCTACTTTCGCGTTCCGTGGGAACCGGAGATAGATAATACGGATGGGAAATTCGACGGCGTTCACGGGTCgaagctccgcggcggcgcgaacaaagccggcggcgggtccaaGGGCCGACGGTACAACATCGGCATCACCGCGTCCCTGCGACAGGGCTCCACGCTTGTGTACGACTCCAGGGCGCTGCACCGCGGCAGCGCGAACAGAGCCGGATCGCGTATTTTGTTTTTGATGTCGTTTCAAaacccgggcgcggcggtggacggccCGACGTACACGATGGACCCGCGGTACCAGCGCACGGAGACGTGGACGGCCGACGCGGATGCTGACGCGGATGctgacgcggacgcggaaaCAGGCGTTTCTGCTGACGTGTCACGTCCCGATAGGTCCGACGGACCCGATCCGGATGACGACTGgaacgcggaggacgacgacccggacgaaCCGGAAGGCATCGACggggacctcgccgcgctaCGCGCCGAATACGGCGCCAAGGGGAACGAggtggccatcgcggagctGGCGAGGCGACGGTCCAAGGCTGTGACGGACGAACGGAaacgggcgaggaggacgagcgcgtttacgcggacgcggggcgTGATCACTCTGGCGGATTTCCCAATCGAgccggacgtggacgacgacgacttttCGTGGGTCAAGTCGTCCCGCGCTGACGTGGCGAGCTTCCAGGAGGGGAAGCAGGAGTCGGAGATGGCGGAGAAGGTGCGACGCGCTGGGATGGACTGGGGCGAGtatcggcggtggcgcaaaagggtgcacgcggcgctcgaagccggtcacgtggacgcggcgttaCACGCGTGgcccggcgctcgaggcACCAAAGGTACTGATAAAGGGACTAATGAAGGGACCAATAAAGGGTCCCGTCAAGGCGGGGCGGAGCGGACGGAACGgtgggacgacgacctcggctTCGTCccgacgaccgcgaacgACCACAGGCAGCCGCTTCTCGACACGGACGACGGTCCGGGCAGTTACCGGCAACAACACGCCACGTACGCGTCGAGGCTCGTCGACGTGTAA
- a CDS encoding hypothetical protein (expressed; putative uncharacterized protein), whose amino-acid sequence MPATCVGKPPVAAPTRRVPRVVVPRVSSSSSPPSPPSGGARGDGAPADPLAKHVAAIERFGTPFAVASASARYRLEPGVAPDGGALYCNVGGWVPKGSRGAAVDYARLCARWPKVEDDELYRCVRRVNRCERLAANELVVRWETVFVPAKLRWLHDIGEAWPGVDVELYDILDKMGELSRFRWRSLFLLFWNTARTGTMRLPAAKIESTSRLRFVEERGAERGAEGGAERGAEGGADAGAATLTLAAHDETIDLIALVNDGSVRNRRICRDLLEFLDVRKPPATSLEAWDDRITDCVRWSEVPGMGMFDVDGLEEDGDRGKVYEDAVAVLAFGTVVCLFFGVGVGRWYIQGLEHERMMAAMLETGAF is encoded by the coding sequence ATGCCGGCGACTTGCGTGGGAAAGCCaccggtcgcggcgccgacgagacgcgtcccgcgcgtcgtcgtcccgcgcgtctcgtcctcgtcctcgccgccgtcgccgccgagcggcggcgcgcgcggcgatggggccCCGGCGGACCCGCTGGCGAAGCACGTGGCCGCCATCGAACGTTTCGGCACCCcgttcgcggtggcgtccgcctcTGCCAGGTACCGCCTCGAGCCCGgggtcgcgcccgacggcggggcgctcTACTGCAACGTCGGCGGATGGGTCCCGAAAGGCTCGAgaggcgccgcggtggactaCGCGCGGCTGTGCGCGCGCTGGCCGAaggtggaggacgacgagctctACCGATGCGTCCGAAGGGTGAACCGATGcgagaggctcgcggcgaacgagctGGTGGTTCGTTGGGAGACGGTGTTCGTCCCGGCGAAGCTGCGATGGCTCCACGATATCGGCGAGGCGTGgccgggcgtggacgtcgagctcTACGATATCCTGGATAAGATGGGCGAGCTCTCGAGGTTCAGGTGGCGGTCGCTCTTTCTGCTCTTTTGGAACACCGCGCGAACCGGGACGATGCGgctgcccgcggcgaagatcgAGAGCACGTCGCGGCTTCGCTTCGTCGAGGAGCGGGGTGCCGAGCGGGGTGCCGAAGGGGGTGCCGAGCGGGGTGCCGAAGGGGGTGCCGatgcgggcgccgcgacattgaccctcgcggcgcacgacgaGACGATAGACCTGATCGCGCTCGTCAACGACGGATCGGTGCGGAATCGGCGAATCTGCCGCGACCTTCTCGAGTTTCTCGACGTCCGGAAGCCTCCGGCGACATCTCTGGAAGCCTGGGACGACCGAATCACCGACTGCGTCAGGTGGTCCGAGGTTCCCGGCATGGGCatgttcgacgtcgacgggttggaggaggacggcgacagGGGCAAGGTTTACGaagacgcggtggcggtgttGGCGTTTGGCACCGTCGTGTGCCTCttcttcggcgtcggcgtcgggcgtTGGTACATCCAGGGTCTGGAACACGAGCGGATGATGGCCGCGATGCTGGAGACGGGCGCGTTTTAG
- a CDS encoding predicted protein, which yields MLESESDEPEEARANGVADLSEEDDDDDEDGEEMDEEDDSEPASAEEEEEEDEEDEEDDEEEDEEDDEEDEEARAALVSDVVGVPRADKRRRLKRGITEHGREGEFALGPAVGSANETDLTDPGAPPGLSIASLMASVEGQGAAAAAIGSARRRLDRLANKKATPDAVPLPRVVNERIERKAAYETTKADIAKWQPIVKENREKPTLNFVGVERDKMHRKKTLASINTDFVPENDFEKEIMAHLKEANALTGEDVERAEDLALNELTPEEARERRARLAKMRNLLFKHEMKAKRVKAIKSKTFHRHNRKTGAMKVIDGETGEEIGDDDAALEGLDPDNSVEAKREYLRAQERMLLKHKNTSRWAKRAIKKGLAHLPGTKEAIAEQLRIGQELKRKIGIGGERGASRDDDDDEYSTDAETDSDDDAPGVVGGGAGAGDVNDRRRALAKAKLRTMQAIEEGAAGAEEEGGLFALPFMARHMKKKREEAEEEAKQLLRDIERAEREAAAGAGGSDDDEGFGGGLGDGDWGKGAEKFEETDDGVGQRRSRIVSFGGGVTAGGGGPSGNAKPKRPPREDGSDSENDGGPRELGDDVDDDDEDAAIDRNETKMKRGANRAARRAAAAGEAGDPLAAAQVPEVSGPATHPAATVTVHQSEVKELTAAAKKSGSALKARMAARASGRGAVVVTAGPKPADRKIDMAMDRDDDDDDDAKNHPASNGVADLNQRDLLSRAFAGDDVVGEFEADKNAEVTDELPKVDVPKQMPGWGGWADVQAKRGPPKWQLEAERKARATQQKALKARRDANLKHVVISERYDKKVAGFNVEHVPHGFDSKAVYEGSMRTPLGPDANTDKSFRDLTRPKVLVNAGAVIRPMTFPKGRRPKQKE from the coding sequence atGCTGGAGTCGGAgagcgacgagcccgaggaggccCGCGccaacggcgtcgcggatctctccgaagaggacgacgacgacgacgaggacggggaagAGATGGACGAAGAGGACGACTCAGAAcccgcctccgcggaggaggaggaggaggaggacgaggaggacgaggaggacgacgaggaggaggacgaggaggacgacgaggaggacgaggaggcgcgcgccgcgctcgtctccGACGTCGtaggcgtccctcgcgccgacaAGCGCCGCCGGCTCAAGCGCGGCATCACCGAGcacggccgcgagggcgagttCGCCCTCGGCCCCGCCGTCGGCTCCGCAAACGAGACGGACCTCACCGATCCCGGAGCACCGCCGGGCCTGTCCATCGCGTCCTTGATGGCGTCCGTGGAAGggcagggcgccgccgcggccgcgatcgggtcggcgcggcgcaggctcGACCGCCTCGCGAACAAAAAGGCGACGCCGGATGCGGTTCCGTTACCCCGCGTGGTCAACGAGCGCATCGAGCGCAAGGCGGCGTACGAAACCACGAAAGCGGACATCGCCAAGTGGCAGCCCATCGTGAAAGAGAACAGGGAGAAGCCCACTTTGAATTTCGTGGGCGTGGAGCGGGATAAGATGCACCGCAAGaagacgctcgcgtcgatcaACACCGATTTCGTCCCCGAGAATGACTTTGAAAAAGAGATTATGGCGCACCTGAAGGAGGCGAACGCGCTGACGGGGGAGGAcgtggagcgcgccgaggacctcgcgctGAACGAGCTcaccccggaggaggcgagggagagacgggcgaggctggcgaagATGCGAAACCTGCTGTTCAAGCACGAGATGAAGGCGAAGAGGGTCAAGGCTATCAAGTCCAAGACGTTTCACAGGCACAACAGGAAGACGGGGGCGATGAAGGTGATCGACGGGGAGACTGGGGAGGAaatcggcgacgacgacgccgcgctggagggcCTCGATCCCGATAACTCGGTGGAGGCGAAGCGCGAGTACCTCCGCGCGCAGGAGCGCATGCTGCTCAAGCACAAGAACACCAGCAGGTGGGCCAAGCGGGCAATCAAGAAGGGGCTCGCGCATCTGCCGGGCACGAaggaggccatcgcggagcAGCTCCGCATCGGCCAGGAGCTCAAGCGCAAgatcggcatcggcggcgagcggggcgcgagcagggacgacgacgacgacgagtactCCACGGACGCCGAGaccgacagcgacgacgacgcccccggcgtcgtcggcggcggcgcaggtgccggcgacgtgaacgaccgccgccgcgcgctggccAAGGCTAAGCTCCGAACGATGCAGGccatcgaggagggcgcggcgggggcggaagAGGAGGGCGGGCTTTTCGCGCTGCCGTTCATGGCGCGGCACATGAAGAagaagcgcgaggaggctgaggaggaggccaagcaGCTGCTGCGGGACATCGAGAGGGCGGaacgcgaggcggcggcgggggcggggggttccgacgacgacgagggtttcggcggcggcctcggcgacggcgactggGGCAAGGGCGCGGAGAAGTTCGAGGAGACAGACGACGGCGTTGGGCAGAGGCGGAGCAGGATCGTgtccttcggcggcggcgtcacagctggcggcggcggaccctcCGGGAATGCGAAGCCGAagagaccgccgcgcgaggacggtTCCGATTCCGAGAACGACGGCGGTCCACGTgagctcggggacgacgtggacgacgacgacgaagacgcggcgatcgatcGGAACGAAACAAAGATGAAGCGaggcgcgaaccgcgccgcgcgccgcgccgccgccgcgggcgaagCCGGCgatcccctcgccgccgcgcaggttcCCGAAGTTTCCGGCCCGGCGACtcaccccgcggcgactgTCACCGTCCACCAATCGGAGGTGAaggagctcaccgccgcggcgaagaagagcgggagcgcgctcaaggcgcggatggcggcgcgcgcgtcaggccgcggcgcggtggtggtgacCGCCGGCCCTAAACCCGCCGACCGCAAGATTGACATGGCCatggaccgcgacgacgacgacgacgacgacgccaagaaTCACCCGGCGTCCAACGGGGTCGCGGACCTGAACCAGCGCGACCTCCTCTCGCGAGCCttcgccggggacgacgtcgtgggcGAGTTTGAGGCTGACAAGAACGCGGAGGTGACGGACGAGCTCCCCAAGGTTGACGTCCCGAAGCAGATGCCCGGTTGGGGCGGGTGGGCGGACGTGCAGGCCAAGCGCGGGCCGCCCAAGTGgcagctcgaggctgagcgaaaggcgcgcgcgacgcagcaaaaggcgctcaaggcgagGCGGGACGCCAACTTGAAGCACGTGGTGATATCCGAGCGGTACGATAAGAAGGTGGCGGGTTTCAACGTGGAGCACGTGCCTCACGGGTTCGACTCCAAGGCTGTGTACGAGGGGAGCATGAGGACGCCGCTCGGGCCGGATGCCAACACGGACAAGTCGTTCCGCGACCTGACGCGACCGAAGGTGCTGGTGAACGCGGGAGCGGTGATTCGACCGATGACGTTCCCAAAGGGAAGGCGGCCGAAGCAGAAGGAGTGA